A window from Primulina huaijiensis isolate GDHJ02 chromosome 11, ASM1229523v2, whole genome shotgun sequence encodes these proteins:
- the LOC140987814 gene encoding 3-ketoacyl-CoA synthase 10-like — protein MARAEQHMLSTEIVNRGIESSGPDAGSMTFSVRVRRRLPEFVNSVNLKYVKLGYHYLINHGVYLATIPLMLLVFGAEVGSLSTEDLWRRVWDSTVKYDLAAVLGFVALFVFTLCVYFMTRPRAIYLVDFACYKPHDDLKVTKDQFIELARSSGKFDEESLEFQKRILHSSGIGDETYVPKSIGSPENTVTMKEGRAEASTVMFGALDELFEKSKVRPKDIGVLVVNCSIFNPTPSLSAMIINHYKLRGNILSFNLGGMGCSAGIIALDLGRDMLLANPNNYAVVVSTEMVAYNWYPGKDRSMLIPNCYSRMGCSAVLLSNRSRDYRRSKYRLEHIVRTHKGADDRSFGSIRQEEDSERFRGIKISKDLIEIGADALKANITTLGPLVLPFSEQLLFFSTLIWRILSRNGGNSKPTKPYIPDYKLAFEHFCVHAASKTVLNELQRNLGLSDKNLEASRAMLHRFGNTSSSSIWYELAYLEAKGQVKGGDRVWQLAFGSGLKCNSAVWKSLRGIKKPGRNPWMDCIDRYPQPGL, from the exons ATGGCTAGAGCCGAACAACACATGCTGTCCACGGAAATAGTGAACCGGGGCATCGAGTCATCCGGGCCCGACGCCGGATCCATGACCTTCTCCGTCAGGGTGAGGCGGCGGCTTCCGGAGTTCGTGAACTCGGTGAACCTCAAGTACGTGAAGTTGGGGTACCATTACTTGATCAACCATGGGGTTTACCTGGCCACTATTCCGTTGATGCTGCTGGTGTTCGGGGCGGAGGTGGGCAGCCTTAGCACGGAGGATCTGTGGCGGAGGGTATGGGACAGTACCGTGAAGTATGATCTCGCCGCCGTGCTGGGCTTCGTGGCGCTGTTCGTGTTCACCCTCTGCGTGTACTTCATGACCCGCCCGCGTGCCATATATCTTGTTGATTTCGCTTGCTACAAACCCCATGATGATTTGAAG GTGACAAAGGATCAATTCATCGAACTCGCGAGAAGTTCAGGAAAATTTGATGAGGAAAGCCTGGAATTCCAGAAGCGAATCCTTCACTCCTCCGGCATCGGCGATGAGACCTACGTTCCCAAATCCATCGGTTCGCCGGAGAACACCGTCACCATGAAAGAAGGGCGAGCAGAAGCATCCACAGTCATGTTCGGGGCTCTGGATGAGCTTTTCGAGAAGTCTAAAGTCCGACCGAAAGACATCGGCGTCCTTGTCGTGAATTGCAGCATCTTCAACCCCACGCCATCTCTCTCCGCCATGATAATCAACCACTACAAGCTAAGGGGAAACATTCTGAGCTTCAATCTGGGGGGGATGGGCTGCAGCGCCGGGATCATTGCCCTAGATTTGGGGCGCGACATGCTTCTGGCGAATCCTAATAATTATGCTGTGGTGGTGAGTACCGAGATGGTGGCGTACAACTGGTATCCTGGGAAGGATAGATCGATGCTGATCCCTAATTGTTACTCCAGAATGGGTTGCTCCGCCGTGCTCCTCTCCAATCGCAGCCGTGACTATCGCCGTTCCAAGTACCGGCTGGAGCATATAGTTCGCACCCATAAGGGAGCTGACGATCGGAGCTTCGG GAGCATCCGACAAGAAGAAGACAGCGAGAGATTCAGAGGAATAAAAATCAGCAAAGACTTGATCGAAATAGGCGCAGATGCCCTCAAAGCCAACATCACAACGCTCGGTCCTCTCGTCCTCCCATTCTCCGAGCAGCTCCTCTTCTTCTCCACCCTAATCTGGAGAATCCTATCTCGCAACGGTGGAAATTCCAAGCCCACGAAGCCATACATCCCCGACTACAAGCTTGCGTTCGAGCACTTCTGCGTGCACGCAGCGAGCAAGACTGTGCTTAATGAGCTGCAGAGGAACTTGGGACTCAGCGACAAGAATCTCGAGGCGTCTCGTGCCATGCTGCACAGGTTTGGTAACACATCGAGCAGTAGCATTTGGTACGAGCTGGCGTACCTGGAGGCAAAGGGACAAGTGAAGGGTGGCGACCGTGTATGGCAGCTCGCGTTCGGGTCTGGTTTGAAATGTAACAGTGCTGTCTGGAAGTCCCTGAGGGGGATCAAGAAGCCTGGGAGGAACCCGTGGATGGATTGTATCGATAGGTATCCTCAGCCTGGATTGTAG
- the LOC140988164 gene encoding uncharacterized protein, producing the protein MRGKSSPKTKDGVVEVDYNENLEEPHLSGAYIRTLVKELTSSRTKDSLNNKVVENSEGELVEGELVSSNQNSTGIGYGFSNHKQEKSPQQHKKQVRRRLHTSRPYQERLLNMAEARREIVAALKFHRAAMKQANEKQQQQQQKLESDSEMPPLGPLSNQLSLEQEAKLMSRRNPRIYASNSSTSSNFPINNLGDLYCSQGLCSLYSWPVSTIAPPSLIQENLNFILPSQTLGLNLNLQDFNILETPCNGISKSSSVYSSSSASTSSSPATEEIPSMAVPPSVVSAEVTEFGDSGLHPALDDKEMAEIRSIGEQYQMEWNDTMNLVTSAWWLKFLKEIKPVDEVMEYPAWLNANESCLHDLNDCCSDEYLQEPALPCMDIEEIEAMDDDWLA; encoded by the exons ATGAGGGGAAAATCTTCTCCGAAAACAAAAGATGGAGTGGTGGAAGTAGATTATAATGAAAATTTGGAAGAACCCCATCTGTCTGGTGCTTACATTCGTACCCTTGTTAAGGAATTAACCTCTTCAAGAACCAAAGATTCATTGAATAATAAGGTGGTTGAGAATTCAGAGGGAGAACTGGTTGAGGGAGAACTGGTTTCCAGCAACCAAAATTCAACTGGGATTGGTTATGGATTTTCTAATCATAAACAAGAAAAATCTCCACAACAGCATAAAAAGCAAGTGAGGAGAAGGCTTCACACAAGCCGGCCTTACCAAGAAAGGCTGCTAAATATGGCTGAAGCCCGAAGAGAAATTGTTGCTGCTCTTAAATTTCATAGAGCGGCAATGAAACAAGCAAATGAAAAACAACAGCAACAGCAGCAGAAGTTGGAATCAGATTCTGAAATGCCGCCATTGGGGCCCTTATCTAATCAACTTTCCTTAGAACAGGAGGCCAAATTAATGTCTAGGAGGAATCCAAGAATTTATGCTTCTAATTCTTCTACTTCCAGCAATTTTCCGATCAATAATCTAGGCGATTTATATTGCTCACAAGGCTTGTGTTCCCTTTATTCTTGGCCTGTTTCGACAATTGCACCTCCATCACTTATCCAAGAAAATCTCAATTTTATTCTACCAAGCCAAACGCTAGGTCTCAACCTCAATCTTCAAGATTTCAACATTTTGGAGACCCCTTGTAATGGTATAAGCAAATCTTCATCAGTTTACTCCTCTTCTTCCGCTTCAACATCTTCTTCCCCTGCCACCGAGGAAATTCCAAGCATGGCGGTGCCACCTTCTGTGGTTTCGGCTGAGGTGACCGAATTCGGTGATTCTGGCTTGCATCCAGCTTTGGATGACAAGGAGATGGCAGAGATCAGGTCGATTGGGGAGCAGTACCAGATGGAATGGAATGACACTATGAATTTAGTGACATCTGCTTGGTGGCTCAAGTTCTTGAAGGAAATTAAGCCAGTGGATGAAGTTATGGAATATCCTGCCTGGCTAAATGCAAACGAGAGCTGCTTGCACGATCTGAACGATTGTTGCTCAGACGAATACTTGCAAGAGCCTGCTTTGCCTTG CATGGACATTGAGGAAATTGAAGCCATGGATGACGACTGGTTAGCCTGA